The Rhodococcus triatomae genome includes a window with the following:
- a CDS encoding phosphoribosyltransferase family protein — MGAASVTCAAEYIRTLTRWADDFPAPACVGSGREGDVPVDIVAAVLEIPASGVSLEGRRVLIGDDVLATGGTLSATARLVESAGGSVEGIAVVLEIEALGGRSRIDGYPLTVLAAV, encoded by the coding sequence ATGGGTGCTGCGTCGGTGACGTGCGCCGCGGAGTACATCCGGACCCTGACGCGCTGGGCGGACGACTTCCCGGCTCCGGCCTGCGTCGGCAGTGGGCGAGAGGGCGACGTGCCCGTCGACATCGTCGCTGCGGTGCTGGAAATACCCGCGTCCGGTGTGTCGTTGGAAGGTCGGCGGGTGTTGATCGGCGACGACGTACTCGCCACCGGGGGAACCTTGTCAGCCACGGCTCGGCTGGTCGAATCGGCGGGTGGGTCGGTCGAGGGCATCGCGGTGGTGCTCGAGATCGAGGCGCTCGGCGGTCGGTCCCGCATCGACGGGTATCCGCTGACGG